In Bacteroidota bacterium, the sequence AAAGACACCGAGCAGGTAGACATTGCCGGCGTCATCTGTGGCGATTCGATTGCCTTTGTCCACTGAAAAATCGCCGTAGTGGAAAAGCCAGTTCAAGTTGGCTTCGGGGTCCATACTAATCACGTAGCCGTCTTCCTCGCCGGCGCTGGTTACAGCGTCAGTAGGATCGGAAGAAAGCGTACCTGTTTCTCTGAAAAAGCCTGTAAAGACCACGGCGCTAGTGCTATGCACACCCACGTCCTGTCCTCTGTCGTCGGCTGTACCGCCAAATCCACGGGCCCACCGTAATTCGCCGTCAGCAGTATAGGATGCCATAAAAGCATCGCGGAAGCCATTGCTTGTGATTTCTGCTACACCATTGCCAGGATCGAAGTCTGCAGTGCCCTGGAAGTATCCAGTGACAAACACGTGGCCGGCGGAAGAAACCTCAATTGCCAGCCCTTCATCGTCGATGCCGGGGCCGGCGGCAATACCGCCAATACTAAATCCCCATACCGGATCCCCTGCCGGATCGTATTTGGCGACAAAGACATCTTTCAGTCCTATACTTTGTAGGGTGAAAGCTGCTGTTGTCGACCCCGATGAGAGAAATTCGGTGCTGCCACTGATCGACCCGGTTACATAGGCATTGCCGGCGGCATCAATGGCTACATCATTACTAACTACGGTAGAAAAACTTTCTATTTGTGAGAGGTATTGCGCAGTAGCCTGTGTTGTGAGACTCAGCAGGAGGCAGCTTGCAAGAATTATACGCTTCATGGACGGTTAGGCATTGCGATGGATAGCACTGGAGGGCTGCTGACATTTGATTGACATAAATTATGCCGTTCTCTTGTTTTGGGTTTTCGTGCTTTTGGGTTTTCGTACTTTTGGGTTTTCGTTGGTTAGTTGGATTCTAGGTAGTAGATCAATCCACCAATCTTAGAGATGGTTCGTGAGGCCTGTTCGTAAACCTCCTGAAATGTGTCTTGGTTGATATAGCCCTGATCAAGGGCGATATAGAGCTGGCTGCGCACCTCGTTGGCAGATCCTTTTGCAATCTTTAGAAAATACAAGAATTGCCGCTTGGAGCTGCGTTCCAAGCCCTCTGCGATATTTGAGGTTATCGAAATAACTGCGCGTCTGATCTGATCTCTTAAAGCAAAGTCTGTTGAAAAGGCCGGCTTTTTAGTGATAGCGTAAATCATGTTTGTAAGTTTTCGCCCATCTTGCCAGACCTCCAGCTCTTCCATACAGGTCCACATAAAAGCACCTCTTAGTCTATGCCTTTATTTGACGCAAGCAAGTCTATGAACATAACCTGTTTCAACAATTTCCCGAAAACCCGAAAACCCGAAAACCCGAAATCACAGCACAAACGAAAGCGCATTTGCCGGGTTATCCGTGAGTATCGAATGGGCTTGTTCGGGTGTAACGCCGGCCTGGATGAGCCATGGGATAAATCGCCACAGGATATACGTGTAGCCGGGGCCGTTGCCAAAGCCGTAAGCTGGCCAATATGACCGGCGGGCAAGATCGCCTGACAAAAGAATTTGGTGGCCGTGCCCGGCTTCAATTAACCGCAAGATGAAGGTAATGCGTAAGGCATCCGGGAAGTATTTTTCTTTGCTGATTTGATCGAACCCGAGAAAAACACCGGTTTGTGCTATGTCGAGGATGTAGGGCCAGTCGAGGTTACGGTCCAGGTGACCGATGATAATGTTTGCTGGTGCAACATCGTTGCTGGTGAGCAACCGAACCTGCTCCATGGCCATGGTGCCAGCTTCGGTATGGGTTGAAATGGGGACACCAGTTTGTTGGTGGATGCGCGCAACGCTTTCAAATACGCGTCGGGCTGTTGGAGAGATTTCGTTTAACGTAGATGCGGCTTTGAGCACACCCGCACAGCAGGCCGTGTTGTCAACGCCTTTTGTGACGTCACGCAGTAACAACGCATCCAGATCGTCATCCGTCATTTGGGCAATGAGGGGTTTGGAAAAGCGATCCTTGTTAAATCCGGTGGCTGCAATGACGTGGGTGCCGGTTGCTTCAGCAACCTGGTGTAGCAGTCGGATGTTGCGGTTATAGTCACGGGTTGACATGTCGACGACAGCCTGGCCGCCGGCTTGTTGGAAGGCAGTCAACTCCTGTATGACCGCTGCAGCATCATCCAGGATGAAGTCTGCCTCCTGTAGCTGTGCAGGAGGCGCACCGAAGAGGTGTTCGTGGGGGTAGCAGATCCCGAGCTGGGTAGCTGGAATGTCACCAAGGACGGTCCGGATCACCGCATGATTATCCATTCAGGAGGGTATCAATTTATCCGAAATCAGCTGCTGCCGGTCAAACTTCCATGCGCACCAGTTTTGCACCTTGCACCATGGCCATCATTTTTGCCCGGGCGGCCCAGCGTGCCGTCTGGCTGAAGCCGCAGTCGGGTGTCAGGATGAGGCGGTCTGGTGGGACATGCTCGAGGAGGCGCCGGATACGGTCGGCTACAATTTCGGGGGTTTCAATGAAATAATTCTTTACGTCGATGACGCCGGCAGCAACGTCTTTTCCTGCTTCTATAATCTGGCTGCACAATTCGATTTCAGCCATTTCGCGGTTAGCAAATTCCATGGCAAACTCGTCGGTGTTGGCAT encodes:
- a CDS encoding four helix bundle protein codes for the protein MEELEVWQDGRKLTNMIYAITKKPAFSTDFALRDQIRRAVISITSNIAEGLERSSKRQFLYFLKIAKGSANEVRSQLYIALDQGYINQDTFQEVYEQASRTISKIGGLIYYLESN
- a CDS encoding phosphotriesterase-related protein translates to MDNHAVIRTVLGDIPATQLGICYPHEHLFGAPPAQLQEADFILDDAAAVIQELTAFQQAGGQAVVDMSTRDYNRNIRLLHQVAEATGTHVIAATGFNKDRFSKPLIAQMTDDDLDALLLRDVTKGVDNTACCAGVLKAASTLNEISPTARRVFESVARIHQQTGVPISTHTEAGTMAMEQVRLLTSNDVAPANIIIGHLDRNLDWPYILDIAQTGVFLGFDQISKEKYFPDALRITFILRLIEAGHGHQILLSGDLARRSYWPAYGFGNGPGYTYILWRFIPWLIQAGVTPEQAHSILTDNPANALSFVL